Proteins found in one Paenibacillus sp. FSL R10-2782 genomic segment:
- the aroF gene encoding 3-deoxy-7-phosphoheptulonate synthase codes for MIVIAGVQTPEEHIQAIVAVIEKEGLQAHVSHGSDRTIIGLIGSVEPKLAEHLRQMKGVENVVKISKSYKLASRDFHPENTVISIKGVNIGGGELVIMGGPCAVESAAQIDEIAALVKAAGAQVLRGGAFKPRTGPYSFQGTGVEGLIMMAEAGKKHDLLTITEVMTPEYVDICAEYADILQVGTRNMQNFDLLRKLGSCGKPVLLKRGFSSTYDEFLNAAEYILAGGNPNVMLCERGIRTFETYTRNTLDLSAIPVLQQLSHLPVISDPSHGTGRRELVVPMTKASVAAGADGLIIEMHTDPDNSMTGDGVQSLFPDQFSDLLKDLELLAPAVGKTFHTPSTIS; via the coding sequence ATGATCGTTATCGCTGGTGTCCAAACACCTGAAGAACATATCCAGGCCATAGTTGCAGTTATTGAAAAAGAAGGTTTGCAGGCTCACGTTTCCCATGGATCGGATCGTACGATTATCGGGCTGATCGGCAGTGTAGAGCCTAAGCTGGCTGAACACCTGCGCCAAATGAAGGGCGTAGAGAATGTAGTAAAAATATCGAAGTCCTACAAATTGGCGAGCCGTGATTTTCATCCCGAAAATACCGTCATCTCTATCAAAGGTGTGAATATCGGCGGAGGCGAGCTTGTGATTATGGGTGGACCATGCGCCGTTGAGTCTGCTGCGCAGATTGACGAAATTGCTGCATTGGTTAAAGCTGCGGGTGCACAGGTTCTCCGTGGAGGCGCTTTTAAGCCGCGTACGGGTCCCTACAGCTTCCAAGGAACAGGTGTAGAAGGTTTGATCATGATGGCCGAGGCGGGCAAGAAGCATGACCTGCTGACCATCACAGAGGTTATGACACCCGAATACGTGGATATCTGTGCGGAGTATGCGGATATTTTGCAAGTAGGTACACGTAACATGCAAAACTTTGATCTGTTGCGCAAGCTGGGATCCTGTGGCAAACCAGTGCTGCTCAAACGTGGTTTCAGTTCAACTTACGATGAGTTCCTGAATGCTGCCGAGTATATTTTGGCGGGCGGTAATCCGAATGTTATGCTGTGTGAGCGCGGAATCCGAACATTTGAAACCTACACGAGAAATACGCTGGACCTGTCAGCTATTCCTGTTCTGCAACAACTGAGCCATTTGCCGGTTATTTCCGACCCGAGCCATGGCACAGGGCGTCGTGAGCTGGTTGTTCCTATGACGAAGGCTTCGGTGGCTGCCGGAGCAGACGGATTGATTATTGAAATGCACACAGACCCCGACAATTCGATGACGGGTGATGGTGTACAATCCCTGTTCCCGGATCAATTTTCAGATTTGCTGAAAGATTTGGAATTGCTGGCCCCAGCTGTAGGAAAAACATTCCATACCCCCAGTACCATTTCTTAA
- the serC gene encoding 3-phosphoserine/phosphohydroxythreonine transaminase produces MLSKRAYNFNAGPAALPLKVLERVQAEFVDFQGTGMSIMEMSHRGAVYESVHNEAQERLLSLLGNPEGYKVLFLQGGASTQFAMLPLNFLGEGQTGSYIMTGSWSDKAYKEAKLVGKAHIAASSADEKYMRLPNVDSLDLPDNTAYVHITSNETIEGTQFKQFPDTGSVPLIVDMSSDIFCKPFDATQFGLIYAGAQKNLGPSGVTVVIAREELLTSSPDNVPTMLRYSTYEKNNSLYNTPPSFAIYMVNEVLKWIQEEGGLEGIERVNQQKAALLYDRIDSSEGFYRGCVDVADRSIMNVTFRLANEDLEKQFIKESEQAGFVGLKGHRSVGGLRASIYNAVPLENCQALAEFMDSFKQRHS; encoded by the coding sequence TTGTTGAGTAAGAGAGCCTATAATTTTAATGCAGGACCAGCGGCATTGCCGCTCAAAGTGCTGGAACGTGTACAAGCTGAGTTCGTAGATTTTCAGGGAACAGGTATGTCCATTATGGAAATGTCTCACCGTGGAGCTGTGTATGAATCTGTTCATAATGAAGCGCAGGAACGTCTGTTATCTCTGCTAGGCAATCCAGAAGGCTACAAGGTGTTATTTCTTCAAGGTGGCGCTAGTACGCAATTTGCTATGCTGCCCTTAAATTTCTTGGGTGAAGGACAGACAGGAAGCTATATCATGACAGGTAGCTGGTCGGACAAGGCTTATAAAGAAGCCAAGCTTGTGGGCAAGGCTCATATTGCTGCGTCTTCCGCTGATGAGAAGTATATGCGTCTTCCGAATGTGGATTCTTTGGACTTGCCTGACAATACTGCTTATGTGCATATTACGTCCAACGAGACGATTGAAGGTACACAGTTCAAGCAATTCCCGGATACCGGTTCTGTGCCGTTGATTGTGGATATGTCCAGTGATATTTTTTGCAAGCCGTTTGATGCTACTCAATTCGGACTGATCTATGCTGGAGCACAAAAAAATCTGGGACCTTCCGGCGTAACGGTCGTGATCGCCCGTGAAGAACTGTTAACATCTTCACCGGACAACGTTCCTACGATGCTGCGTTATAGCACTTATGAGAAAAATAACTCTCTCTACAACACACCTCCATCCTTTGCTATATACATGGTGAATGAGGTACTGAAATGGATCCAGGAAGAAGGTGGCCTGGAAGGCATTGAACGCGTCAACCAGCAGAAAGCTGCTTTGCTCTACGACCGTATTGACAGCAGTGAAGGCTTCTACCGTGGTTGTGTGGACGTCGCTGACCGTTCCATTATGAATGTGACCTTCCGTCTCGCAAATGAGGACTTGGAAAAGCAATTTATTAAGGAATCCGAGCAGGCTGGTTTCGTCGGTCTGAAGGGACATCGCAGTGTAGGAGGGCTTCGCGCTTCGATCTACAATGCTGTTCCGCTGGAGAACTGTCAAGCGTTGGCCGAGTTTATGGATAGCTTTAAGCAGCGTCATAGCTGA
- a CDS encoding phosphodiester glycosidase family protein: MNMDTKQVNRFFMLALAPFIGLLGCVLLIHPTFSFSDPTVPSLQKAKVVLQTQSVGKQLDEAKQTATYTLSTIRRTSELYKQTTQTMNQLVQTSSTQSKRPEKIYDRRITAKLGVPYERVDSNRITIELFKVNPGVYHGYAMKVKLKAPTAMKMSLGSDKLGGSETTMRAVLRHGAVAGINAGGFADGDGKRYPLSTTVMNGHYLTGFQSSFKDLSFVGLSNTGKLIGGKFYSQSALDSLKPAFGATFVPVLLQSGQKMPIPDKWKASPKRAPRTAIGNYKDDQLLIIVVDGYNESGGSGATLEELQGKMYNLGVQNAYNLDGGGSSSLILNGRVVNKPSDGNLRPVPTHFLFYK; the protein is encoded by the coding sequence ATGAATATGGATACAAAACAGGTAAATCGTTTCTTCATGTTGGCCCTTGCTCCTTTTATCGGTTTGTTGGGGTGCGTTTTGTTAATTCATCCCACATTTAGTTTTTCGGATCCTACTGTCCCGAGTCTACAAAAAGCGAAGGTCGTTCTACAAACGCAATCAGTAGGCAAGCAGCTCGATGAAGCCAAACAAACGGCAACGTACACCTTGTCTACTATTCGCCGGACATCAGAACTGTACAAGCAAACGACCCAAACGATGAACCAGCTTGTCCAAACATCCTCCACCCAATCCAAACGTCCCGAAAAAATCTATGATCGACGCATCACCGCTAAGCTCGGGGTTCCCTATGAGCGGGTAGACAGCAACCGGATTACTATTGAATTATTTAAGGTGAACCCGGGGGTTTATCATGGCTATGCCATGAAGGTCAAACTTAAGGCTCCTACCGCTATGAAAATGTCTCTGGGGAGCGACAAACTGGGCGGCTCCGAAACGACCATGCGTGCTGTCTTGAGACATGGAGCCGTCGCTGGCATTAATGCAGGCGGCTTTGCGGATGGAGACGGCAAACGCTATCCATTAAGCACTACTGTCATGAACGGTCATTACCTGACTGGCTTTCAGTCCAGCTTTAAGGATTTGTCCTTCGTCGGATTGAGCAACACCGGCAAGCTCATCGGCGGCAAGTTTTACAGTCAAAGCGCTCTGGACAGCCTAAAGCCTGCCTTTGGAGCTACCTTCGTTCCCGTACTGCTGCAAAGCGGCCAAAAGATGCCTATTCCGGATAAATGGAAGGCATCGCCCAAACGAGCGCCACGCACAGCCATCGGCAACTATAAAGATGATCAACTGCTCATTATTGTCGTAGATGGCTACAATGAAAGTGGAGGTTCAGGTGCAACACTGGAAGAACTACAAGGAAAAATGTACAATCTCGGCGTTCAGAATGCTTATAATCTGGACGGGGGCGGCTCCTCCTCACTCATCCTGAACGGTCGGGTCGTGAACAAGCCGTCGGATGGCAACCTGCGTCCAGTCCCTACTCATTTTTTGTTCTATAAATAG
- a CDS encoding PrkA family serine protein kinase: MNIFERVAEYRAENNRLAWSGTFREYIEILKKDPTPAMTAHARVYKMIESFGVEEIGGHKRYKFFEQEIFGLDRALEKLVEEYFHSSARRLDVRKRILLLMGPVSGGKSTLVTLLKRGLEKFSRTDQGAVYAIEGCPMHEDPLHLIPHELRPDFEKELGVRIEGNLCPSCQMRLRTEFEGDIEKVRVERVFISEENRIGIGTFSPSDPKSQDIADLTGSIDFSTITEYGSESDPRAYRFDGELNKANRGLMEFQEMLKCDEKFLWNLLSLTQEGNFKAGRFALISADELIVAHTNESEYRSFISNKKNEALQSRMIVMPIPYNLKVSEEEKIYAKLIEQSDMKHIHIAPHALRTAAIFSVLTRLKETKKQGMDLVKKMRMYDGEEVEGYKAADLKEMQNEFLEEGMSGVDPRYVINRISSALIKQNVESINALDILRAIKDGLDQHASITKEERERYLNFISVARKEYDELAKKEVQKAFVYSFEESAKTLFDNYLDNIEAFCNWVKIRDPLTDEELDPDERLMRSIEEQIGVSENAKKAFREEILIRISAYSRKGRKFEYHHHDRLREAIEKKLFADLKDIVKITTSTKTPDANQLKRMNEVIKRLIEEHGYTGASANDLLRYVGSLLNR; this comes from the coding sequence ATGAATATTTTTGAACGCGTTGCGGAGTACCGGGCGGAAAACAACCGTCTGGCCTGGAGCGGCACTTTTAGAGAGTATATCGAGATACTCAAGAAAGACCCGACGCCGGCGATGACCGCTCATGCACGGGTTTACAAGATGATTGAATCTTTTGGTGTAGAAGAGATTGGGGGACATAAGCGATATAAATTTTTCGAGCAGGAGATTTTTGGGCTGGACCGGGCGCTGGAAAAGCTGGTGGAGGAATACTTCCATTCCTCAGCTCGGCGACTGGATGTGCGCAAACGTATTCTTCTCTTGATGGGACCCGTCAGTGGGGGGAAATCGACACTGGTCACCTTGCTAAAACGTGGTCTGGAGAAATTTTCGAGAACGGATCAGGGGGCGGTGTACGCCATTGAAGGCTGCCCCATGCACGAAGATCCGCTTCATCTCATCCCTCATGAACTGCGTCCGGATTTTGAAAAGGAGCTTGGCGTCCGAATTGAAGGCAATCTGTGCCCATCCTGCCAGATGAGATTGCGTACAGAATTTGAAGGAGATATTGAAAAGGTCCGCGTGGAGCGGGTGTTTATATCGGAAGAAAATCGGATTGGCATCGGCACGTTCAGTCCTTCGGATCCGAAATCACAGGATATTGCTGATTTGACGGGCAGTATCGACTTTTCTACAATTACGGAGTATGGCTCGGAATCCGATCCGCGTGCGTATCGTTTTGACGGAGAATTGAACAAAGCCAATCGTGGACTGATGGAGTTTCAGGAGATGCTGAAATGCGATGAGAAGTTTTTGTGGAATTTGCTGTCTCTGACCCAGGAGGGTAATTTTAAAGCGGGGCGTTTTGCGTTAATCAGTGCAGATGAGCTGATCGTTGCCCATACCAATGAATCGGAGTATAGAAGCTTTATCTCGAACAAAAAGAATGAGGCTCTGCAATCGCGGATGATCGTGATGCCGATTCCTTACAATCTTAAAGTTTCGGAAGAAGAAAAAATTTACGCCAAGCTCATTGAACAAAGCGACATGAAGCATATTCACATCGCCCCTCATGCGCTGCGGACGGCTGCTATTTTCTCTGTACTTACCCGCTTGAAGGAGACGAAGAAGCAGGGCATGGATCTGGTCAAAAAGATGCGTATGTATGATGGAGAAGAGGTGGAAGGCTACAAGGCGGCCGATCTGAAGGAAATGCAAAATGAGTTTCTGGAGGAAGGCATGTCCGGGGTAGATCCAAGGTACGTCATCAACCGCATTTCCAGTGCGCTCATTAAACAAAATGTAGAATCCATCAATGCACTGGACATTTTACGAGCCATCAAGGATGGTCTGGATCAGCATGCTTCCATTACGAAGGAGGAAAGGGAGCGCTATCTGAATTTCATTTCCGTGGCCCGTAAGGAGTATGACGAACTGGCGAAAAAAGAAGTCCAGAAGGCCTTTGTGTATTCGTTCGAGGAATCAGCGAAGACACTGTTCGACAACTATCTGGATAACATCGAAGCCTTCTGCAATTGGGTGAAAATCCGCGACCCGCTTACGGATGAAGAACTCGACCCGGATGAGCGGCTGATGCGTTCGATCGAAGAGCAGATTGGGGTATCAGAAAATGCGAAAAAGGCGTTCCGCGAAGAAATTCTCATCCGGATTTCCGCTTACTCACGCAAGGGACGCAAGTTCGAATATCATCATCATGATCGGCTGAGAGAAGCGATTGAGAAAAAGCTGTTCGCTGATTTGAAGGATATTGTGAAAATTACGACCTCGACCAAAACACCTGATGCTAATCAGCTCAAACGCATGAATGAGGTGATTAAGCGATTGATTGAGGAACACGGTTATACAGGTGCCAGTGCCAACGACCTGCTCAGGTATGTAGGAAGTCTGTTGAATCGATAA
- a CDS encoding AbrB/MazE/SpoVT family DNA-binding domain-containing protein: MKPAGVVRKVDQLGRIVLPKSLRKRYQMNEGDPVEILVQGDHIILERYRPKCVFCGSVEQVNNFKDRYICAQCLTEMTQYS; the protein is encoded by the coding sequence ATGAAACCTGCCGGTGTGGTGCGTAAAGTTGATCAGCTGGGGAGAATAGTCTTGCCCAAATCACTGCGCAAAAGATATCAAATGAATGAGGGAGATCCTGTCGAAATTTTGGTACAGGGTGACCATATTATTTTGGAGCGTTATCGTCCGAAATGTGTATTTTGCGGATCAGTTGAGCAAGTGAACAATTTTAAAGACCGTTATATTTGTGCTCAATGCTTGACTGAAATGACACAGTACTCCTAA
- a CDS encoding DUF2161 family putative PD-(D/E)XK-type phosphodiesterase, giving the protein MAVRHETELYAPVKAFFESLGYEIKGEVRNCDLVGIKPEQQEPLIVEIKKTFNLALVLQGMQRLKLSSNVYVAVERNRAKKGAVNQRWSELVGLCRQLGLGLLTVTHYKTKPPLVEVLCKPAGTSGGNRKTATPRTGSRKEKLLREFHARSGDHNTGGSTRHKLVTAYREKALRVAAALQNLGEAAPAQLARTAAVSGAAAVLQRNYYGWFERVARGRYRLTPFGEVALSEYAAVLQEQGAETGAGKAVELDDGGGQRRIAEASAAYSATTNAEDR; this is encoded by the coding sequence ATGGCGGTTCGGCATGAGACAGAGCTGTACGCTCCGGTCAAAGCCTTTTTTGAGAGCTTGGGATATGAAATCAAGGGAGAAGTGCGTAACTGCGATTTGGTAGGTATAAAGCCGGAACAGCAGGAGCCACTGATTGTGGAGATTAAAAAGACGTTCAATCTGGCGCTTGTGCTGCAAGGCATGCAGCGCCTGAAGCTAAGCAGCAATGTATATGTGGCGGTGGAACGAAACCGTGCGAAAAAAGGGGCTGTCAATCAGCGCTGGAGCGAGCTGGTCGGACTGTGTCGCCAGTTGGGACTCGGCTTGCTCACCGTCACCCATTACAAGACCAAGCCGCCGCTCGTTGAGGTGCTTTGCAAGCCTGCGGGCACGAGCGGTGGTAACCGCAAAACAGCGACACCCCGCACCGGCTCGCGCAAGGAAAAGCTGCTGCGAGAATTTCACGCGCGCAGCGGCGACCACAACACCGGCGGCAGTACCCGGCACAAGCTGGTCACGGCCTACCGGGAAAAGGCGCTGCGCGTAGCCGCGGCCTTGCAGAATCTGGGGGAAGCCGCACCGGCGCAGCTCGCCCGTACAGCAGCCGTCAGCGGGGCCGCAGCCGTGCTCCAGCGCAACTACTACGGCTGGTTTGAGCGCGTAGCCCGTGGCCGCTACAGGCTGACCCCGTTTGGCGAGGTTGCCCTGAGCGAGTATGCGGCGGTACTGCAAGAGCAAGGCGCCGAAACGGGCGCTGGCAAGGCTGTAGAGCTAGATGACGGCGGCGGACAACGGCGAATCGCGGAAGCGTCAGCCGCGTACTCTGCCACTACGAATGCGGAGGATCGCTGA
- the trmL gene encoding tRNA (uridine(34)/cytosine(34)/5-carboxymethylaminomethyluridine(34)-2'-O)-methyltransferase TrmL — MPLHIVLVEPEIPANTGNIARTCAATGTHLHLVKPLGFRTDDATLKRAGLDYWYAVHIEYHESFNEVQEKYQKGRFFYATTKANQHYSDIAFQDGDFLVFGKETKGLPPELLAANPDTCIKMPMSDKVRSLNLSNSAAIIVYEALRQMDFPGLS, encoded by the coding sequence ATGCCATTACATATTGTGCTTGTTGAGCCGGAGATCCCGGCTAACACAGGGAATATTGCTAGAACGTGTGCTGCTACCGGAACACATCTGCATTTGGTGAAGCCGCTGGGCTTTCGTACCGACGATGCTACGTTAAAACGTGCTGGACTTGATTACTGGTATGCGGTCCACATTGAATACCATGAATCTTTTAATGAGGTGCAGGAGAAGTATCAAAAAGGCCGCTTTTTTTATGCCACGACGAAGGCAAATCAGCATTATAGTGATATTGCATTTCAGGATGGAGACTTTCTGGTATTTGGCAAAGAAACGAAGGGACTGCCTCCCGAGCTTCTGGCTGCCAACCCGGATACATGCATCAAGATGCCTATGTCAGATAAAGTAAGATCGCTAAATTTGTCGAATTCCGCTGCAATTATCGTATATGAAGCGTTGCGGCAAATGGATTTTCCAGGTTTATCGTGA
- the glnA gene encoding type I glutamate--ammonia ligase, with product MSVENVLKTIQENNIEWVDFRFVDLSGRAHHISLPASEVDEETFVNGVAFDGSSIPGYRGIEESDMVMLPDAEAVFIDPFTQHPTLNILCDIATPDGEKYDRDPRGIARKAEEFLKTAGVGTKVNFAPESEFFIFDEVRYGSSMNSSSFFVDSEEAAWNTNRKEEGGNLGFKVGVKGGYVPVAPVDTQQDIRSEMCRLLEEAGLRIERHHHEVATAGQAEINFRFDTLKKTADNLLVYKYIVHNTARQYGKVATFMPKPLFGDNGSGMHVHQSIFDGDTPLFYEKGAYANLSELALHYIGGILYHAPALIALTNPSTNSFKRLVPGYEAPVNLVFSKGNRSAAVRIPVAAVTPKGCRIEFRTPDSTANPYLAFSAMLMAGLDGIKRKLNPIELGYGPLDTNIYELSDAEIGKIRSVPASLDEALDALEADYEFLTEGDVFTKDFIDNYVELKRSEAKSVNIRVHPHEYSLYFDC from the coding sequence ATGTCCGTTGAAAATGTATTAAAAACAATTCAGGAAAATAATATTGAGTGGGTAGATTTTCGCTTTGTAGATTTGTCCGGCCGTGCTCACCATATTTCGTTGCCAGCTTCCGAAGTAGATGAGGAAACATTTGTTAACGGTGTTGCTTTCGACGGTTCTTCCATTCCTGGCTATCGTGGCATCGAGGAATCCGACATGGTTATGCTGCCCGATGCGGAAGCGGTTTTTATCGACCCTTTCACTCAGCATCCTACACTGAATATTCTGTGTGACATTGCTACGCCAGACGGCGAAAAATACGACCGCGATCCTCGTGGCATTGCAAGAAAAGCAGAAGAATTCCTGAAAACTGCTGGTGTAGGTACGAAAGTTAACTTTGCACCTGAATCCGAATTTTTCATTTTTGACGAAGTGCGCTACGGAAGCAGTATGAACAGCTCCTCCTTCTTCGTAGATTCCGAAGAAGCAGCTTGGAACACGAATCGCAAGGAAGAGGGCGGCAATCTGGGCTTTAAAGTGGGAGTGAAGGGCGGATATGTGCCTGTAGCGCCAGTAGACACCCAGCAAGACATCCGTAGTGAAATGTGCCGTTTGCTTGAAGAAGCAGGTCTGAGAATTGAGCGCCATCACCATGAGGTTGCTACGGCAGGCCAGGCGGAAATTAACTTCCGTTTTGATACACTCAAGAAAACAGCTGATAATCTGCTTGTTTATAAATACATTGTACACAACACAGCTCGTCAATACGGTAAAGTGGCAACATTTATGCCGAAACCACTCTTTGGAGATAACGGAAGCGGTATGCACGTTCACCAATCCATTTTCGATGGAGACACTCCTTTGTTCTACGAAAAAGGTGCTTACGCTAACTTGAGCGAACTGGCCCTTCATTACATTGGCGGTATCCTGTACCATGCACCAGCGCTGATCGCTTTGACGAACCCAAGTACGAACTCGTTCAAGCGTCTCGTTCCAGGCTATGAAGCTCCAGTTAACCTGGTATTCTCCAAAGGTAACCGTTCCGCAGCTGTCCGTATTCCAGTAGCGGCTGTTACGCCTAAAGGCTGTCGGATCGAGTTCCGTACACCGGACTCCACAGCTAACCCTTACCTCGCCTTCTCCGCAATGCTGATGGCGGGTCTGGATGGCATCAAGCGCAAACTGAACCCGATCGAATTGGGATATGGTCCACTTGATACAAACATCTATGAGCTGTCCGATGCTGAAATAGGTAAAATCCGCAGTGTTCCTGCTTCGCTGGATGAGGCTCTGGACGCTCTGGAAGCCGACTACGAGTTCTTGACAGAAGGCGACGTATTTACGAAGGACTTTATTGATAACTATGTGGAGCTCAAACGTTCTGAAGCTAAATCGGTTAACATCCGTGTTCATCCGCACGAATACAGCCTGTATTTCGACTGCTAA
- a CDS encoding PLP-dependent aminotransferase family protein, with translation MQYSFASRTAAMLASPVRHIRENARRHSFISLAEELPAQELFPVKLLEEAAHDVFGSGPDALQYGEPEGYFPLRAWLAGEWEQRKGVRVPPGQILLTTGSQQAIDLIVRLMVDERDPVLVENPTSPGCLQVLSMQGAQIVPVESDGEGVRLDQLEGLIIRHHPKLFFATPTFTNPTGSLWSAARRQEILELCRRHQVLIVEDDSYGELHFKQKNESGDKSPHGQSRKFAEAYPSLFALDHAGQGGQVLYIGSFNKTVAPALRTGWAAGPAPLIEGMYALKQLADMQSSTMNQRLLFQLLTSSRFQWHEHLAMLNKEYSTRLQLILELLKRPFWRDVMYHIPSGGMYVWVRLPDGLDSALLLKAALPKGVAFMPGELCAVGSEGASHIRLNFSHPGREQLLMGMNLIGETISEFTARS, from the coding sequence ATGCAATATTCCTTTGCTTCACGAACTGCTGCAATGTTGGCTTCTCCAGTGCGTCATATCCGGGAAAATGCGAGAAGACACTCCTTTATATCTTTGGCTGAAGAATTGCCTGCACAAGAGCTGTTTCCGGTGAAGCTGCTGGAAGAAGCGGCTCATGATGTATTTGGTTCTGGCCCTGACGCCCTCCAGTATGGTGAACCGGAGGGCTATTTTCCTTTGCGGGCGTGGCTTGCAGGAGAGTGGGAACAGCGCAAAGGAGTTAGAGTGCCACCAGGTCAAATTCTCCTGACAACAGGTAGTCAGCAGGCCATTGACCTGATTGTAAGGCTGATGGTGGATGAACGCGACCCAGTGTTAGTCGAAAATCCGACGTCGCCCGGGTGTCTGCAAGTGCTCTCAATGCAAGGAGCGCAGATCGTTCCCGTTGAATCTGATGGAGAAGGTGTGCGTCTGGATCAGCTTGAAGGCTTAATCATTCGCCATCATCCCAAGCTTTTTTTTGCCACACCCACGTTTACGAACCCGACCGGTTCCTTATGGAGCGCGGCAAGACGTCAGGAAATTTTGGAGCTGTGCAGGCGCCATCAGGTGCTGATCGTGGAGGACGACTCTTACGGGGAGCTACATTTTAAACAAAAAAATGAATCCGGCGACAAGAGCCCGCATGGGCAAAGCCGGAAATTTGCAGAAGCCTATCCTTCGCTATTCGCGCTGGATCATGCGGGACAGGGAGGTCAGGTGCTATATATCGGTTCATTCAACAAAACGGTTGCGCCCGCATTGAGAACTGGATGGGCGGCAGGCCCCGCCCCGTTGATCGAAGGTATGTACGCTTTGAAGCAGTTGGCCGATATGCAGTCCAGTACGATGAACCAGCGGCTCCTGTTCCAGTTGCTGACCAGCTCGCGTTTTCAATGGCACGAGCATTTAGCCATGCTGAACAAAGAGTACTCGACACGTCTGCAATTAATTCTGGAGCTGCTCAAGCGTCCATTTTGGAGAGATGTGATGTACCATATTCCGTCTGGCGGCATGTATGTGTGGGTTCGGTTGCCCGATGGGCTGGATAGCGCATTGCTGCTAAAGGCGGCCTTACCCAAGGGTGTAGCCTTTATGCCGGGAGAGTTATGTGCGGTTGGCAGCGAAGGCGCGTCCCATATCCGCCTGAACTTCAGCCATCCGGGCCGCGAGCAGTTACTTATGGGCATGAATTTGATCGGTGAGACGATCAGTGAATTTACTGCACGAAGCTAG
- a CDS encoding response regulator transcription factor → MRKVWQVVIIDIHPTSMLGTKLILEDQQDLLVRGMSSSGTEGLELACSIRPEIILMDYRLPEGTAEPFLTQIRALSPDSHIVIMTDEDNITLFQQLISLGANGMLSKQASPSQLIHLINGLREGFASLPMDWIRCGNWPFMPLMASEPFDQLTQTEVFIMERIVQGITYDKIAIEIEVSRRSIDNYLRKIYAKLGVSSRAQAIERYALYARQAKQLYA, encoded by the coding sequence ATGAGAAAAGTATGGCAGGTGGTCATCATAGACATCCATCCTACAAGTATGCTTGGAACAAAGCTTATTTTGGAAGACCAGCAGGATTTGCTTGTCAGAGGGATGTCCTCCTCCGGGACGGAAGGTCTGGAATTGGCTTGCTCCATTCGGCCGGAAATCATTTTAATGGATTACAGGTTGCCTGAGGGAACGGCGGAACCGTTCCTAACACAAATACGGGCCTTGTCTCCAGACAGCCATATTGTTATTATGACGGATGAGGATAATATTACGCTGTTCCAACAGCTGATTTCGCTGGGAGCGAATGGAATGCTATCCAAACAGGCGTCACCAAGCCAGTTGATCCATCTGATCAACGGTTTGCGCGAAGGATTTGCTTCGTTACCGATGGATTGGATTCGTTGTGGAAATTGGCCTTTTATGCCCCTCATGGCTTCTGAGCCTTTTGACCAATTGACACAGACTGAAGTTTTTATTATGGAACGTATTGTGCAAGGAATTACATATGACAAAATTGCTATCGAGATCGAAGTCAGTCGGCGCTCCATTGATAATTATTTACGTAAAATTTATGCGAAATTGGGCGTGTCCAGCCGGGCGCAGGCGATTGAACGTTATGCCTTGTACGCGCGTCAAGCGAAGCAACTGTATGCCTGA